Proteins encoded by one window of Tunturibacter psychrotolerans:
- a CDS encoding L,D-transpeptidase family protein: MRSPRQLKIAILLFFASMTFSRQTFAQNGKNSPVVASAKASSTQKPDGAAAQLSAIVASGRLEDLRWPNFSDYRLHLVNFYRPSGYKLAWVRDGEPTPQAIELIQILQNADREGLRAEDYDASRWADRLRLLRGPHESADEARFDAALTACIMRYVSDVHIGRINPENLGFEFDVSHKKLDLPHFVRERLFDGSDLHSELAGIEPPFPSYQRLRAALLHYMELEKSGDGEKVLDVGGVSPGGQYAGIAGLTSRLRLLGDLPDNVTIPPDAKIYDGPLVDAVKHFQRRFGLRPTGELDYKTVVEMNVPLSDRIEQMQLGLERFRWLPYTFKQPPIVINVPEFRLYAFNEKNEVGLTMRVNVGEDYSHQTPMFEGNIQYLVFRPYWTPTPNILRNEIIPDMEKNPSLETQNLELVSASGKVIRSGNVTPAMLQQVRSGQLTVRQPPGPENGMGLVKFMFPNQHDVYIHDTPASLDMFSEATEGEEGELKRVASHGCIHLQEPAKFAAWLLRNTPGWDSDRVEKAMHDGRDNLQVNLAPAVPVMIFYMTVVVEENGDVHFFHDIYDHDRTLKQELALGYPYPK; this comes from the coding sequence GTGCGATCTCCACGACAGCTCAAGATTGCCATTCTGCTTTTTTTCGCATCAATGACGTTCAGCAGGCAGACCTTCGCGCAGAACGGAAAGAATTCACCTGTCGTGGCCAGCGCCAAAGCTAGTTCCACACAAAAGCCAGACGGTGCAGCGGCTCAGTTGAGTGCGATCGTCGCCTCTGGGCGCCTTGAGGATCTTCGTTGGCCCAACTTCTCAGACTACCGGTTGCACCTCGTCAACTTTTACCGCCCTTCCGGATACAAACTGGCATGGGTTCGCGACGGCGAGCCGACCCCCCAGGCCATCGAGCTGATCCAGATATTGCAGAACGCCGATCGGGAGGGCCTTCGAGCGGAGGATTACGACGCCTCACGCTGGGCAGATCGCCTAAGACTGTTGCGGGGGCCGCATGAAAGCGCTGACGAAGCGCGCTTCGATGCCGCTCTCACCGCGTGCATCATGCGCTATGTCTCCGACGTGCACATTGGAAGGATCAACCCTGAAAATCTAGGGTTCGAGTTTGATGTCTCTCACAAGAAATTAGACTTGCCGCACTTTGTGCGCGAACGACTGTTTGATGGCTCCGATCTACATTCAGAATTGGCCGGGATCGAGCCCCCTTTCCCAAGCTACCAACGACTCCGCGCCGCTTTGTTGCACTATATGGAACTGGAGAAGAGCGGTGACGGGGAGAAAGTGCTTGACGTCGGTGGAGTTTCTCCGGGCGGCCAGTACGCAGGGATCGCAGGACTGACAAGCCGATTGCGACTGTTGGGCGATCTACCTGACAACGTCACGATACCACCTGACGCCAAGATTTATGACGGACCGTTGGTCGATGCAGTCAAACACTTTCAAAGACGTTTTGGTTTGCGGCCAACCGGAGAACTCGATTACAAAACCGTGGTCGAGATGAATGTGCCGCTGAGCGATCGTATTGAGCAGATGCAGTTGGGATTGGAAAGGTTCCGCTGGTTACCATACACATTCAAACAGCCTCCCATTGTTATCAATGTTCCAGAGTTCCGCCTCTACGCGTTCAACGAAAAAAATGAAGTGGGTCTCACGATGAGAGTGAATGTGGGCGAGGACTATAGCCACCAAACACCTATGTTTGAAGGCAATATCCAGTACCTCGTCTTTCGTCCTTATTGGACTCCCACGCCGAATATTCTGCGCAATGAGATCATCCCCGATATGGAAAAAAATCCTTCTCTGGAAACCCAAAATCTGGAGCTGGTCAGCGCAAGCGGGAAAGTCATCCGCTCCGGGAACGTCACTCCTGCGATGTTGCAGCAGGTTCGATCAGGACAGCTGACGGTGAGGCAACCTCCCGGTCCCGAGAATGGAATGGGACTCGTCAAATTTATGTTCCCCAACCAACACGACGTCTATATCCACGACACTCCTGCGAGCCTCGATATGTTCTCTGAGGCAACGGAAGGCGAAGAAGGAGAGTTGAAACGCGTCGCGAGCCATGGGTGCATCCACCTACAAGAACCCGCCAAGTTTGCAGCCTGGCTCCTCCGCAACACTCCCGGTTGGGACTCGGACCGAGTTGAGAAGGCCATGCACGACGGCCGAGATAACCTGCAAGTAAATCTCGCCCCAGCTGTTCCCGTGATGATCTTCTACATGACTGTTGTCGTGGAAGAGAACGGCGACGTTCACTTCTTTCACGATATCTACGACCACGACAGAACGCTCAAGCAGGAGTTGGCCTTGGGTTACCCTTATCCCAAATGA
- a CDS encoding L,D-transpeptidase family protein codes for MWLGKITKLAVVSLLALAVVFAHALSADNPSFPASAIADKVLVLKGERKLLLMKGNEVLKTYTVSLGGNPVGLKVREGDLKTPEGNYVLDRHNAHSQYHRSIHISYPNAEDVARARKLGVPTGGDLFIHGLPNDFKGPDQRQGDWTNGCIAVTNAEIDEIWRVVVDGTPIEIKP; via the coding sequence ATGTGGTTGGGAAAGATTACGAAGCTCGCTGTTGTCTCGCTTCTCGCTTTAGCGGTCGTTTTCGCGCATGCGCTTTCAGCCGACAATCCCTCCTTCCCAGCGTCTGCCATAGCAGACAAAGTGCTAGTTCTTAAGGGGGAGAGAAAGCTTCTGTTGATGAAGGGCAATGAAGTGCTGAAAACGTACACCGTATCGCTAGGAGGTAATCCGGTCGGCCTTAAGGTCAGGGAAGGCGATCTCAAAACTCCTGAAGGCAACTACGTACTCGATCGGCATAACGCACATAGTCAGTATCACAGGTCCATTCACATCTCTTATCCGAACGCGGAAGACGTGGCTCGCGCAAGAAAACTGGGTGTCCCAACCGGTGGCGACCTGTTCATTCATGGGCTGCCAAATGACTTCAAAGGGCCAGATCAGCGACAGGGTGACTGGACTAACGGGTGCATCGCAGTAACCAATGCAGAGATCGACGAAATCTGGCGAGTGGTAGTCGACGGCACACCGATTGAGATCAAACCCTAA
- a CDS encoding glycoside hydrolase family 3 protein, with translation MKTKMLALLASVCFVGAGVVGIGQSFKHGTTQRVFGHRSVPLLTVDGLTFKDLDRNGRLDPYEDWRLPAETRAADLVKRLNVEQLAGLMVHGTLPGSGALAAIGTGNQYDLEKSRDLIVNRNISSFITRMGGDAKGLAEQNNRIQELAESSPFGIPITISTDPRHHFQNILGASSVNPAFSQWPETLGLAAIGDVDLTRRFGDIVRQEYIAVGIRESLAPQADLATEPRWARIDGTFGEDPEVAGKMTAAYIEGIQNGKDGLNRNGVAAVVKHWVGYGAVKDGWDSHNFYGRFAALDDHELAMHMIPFVAAFRSHVATVMPTYAILQGVTLNGTALEQVGAGFNQQLLTDLLRKKEGFAGLVLSDWGITEDCTEACMNGEPEGSKPTPADIGVPWGVESLSRKERFAKAINAGVDQIGGTNNPDAIVACVKNGTISRDRAEMAARSILEQKFSMGLFEDPYVDVAAAGKIVGNGEFVKAGGDAQARAVVILENKTIPNTGRKLLPLPSSKLRLYVRGIDPAVAEAAGFTVVSEVSKADLAVIHAAPPFASEHRGYFFGSRQHEGRLNYIESDPDYEALVAASKVVPTVFVTTLERPLILTNVKDKATALLGDFGIDSKEVLEVLQGRANPQGHLRFELPSSLNGVMKQNGAEPHDSAPPLYAYGYGLSY, from the coding sequence GTGAAAACAAAGATGCTTGCATTACTCGCGTCGGTTTGCTTTGTGGGCGCTGGTGTTGTCGGAATTGGGCAGTCATTTAAACACGGGACCACGCAACGCGTGTTCGGCCATCGGTCCGTGCCGCTGCTGACCGTCGACGGATTGACGTTCAAGGATCTGGATCGGAATGGCCGTCTTGATCCGTATGAAGACTGGCGCCTGCCGGCGGAGACTCGAGCCGCAGACCTCGTCAAGCGTCTGAACGTAGAGCAGTTGGCCGGACTGATGGTGCATGGAACGCTGCCGGGTTCAGGAGCTCTCGCGGCTATCGGCACCGGGAATCAATACGATCTGGAAAAGTCACGTGATCTGATCGTGAATCGGAATATCTCCAGCTTTATTACTCGTATGGGGGGCGATGCGAAAGGCCTGGCCGAGCAGAACAATCGAATCCAGGAGCTGGCGGAATCCTCGCCGTTCGGCATTCCAATTACGATCTCGACCGATCCGCGCCACCATTTTCAAAATATTCTGGGAGCCAGTTCAGTGAATCCGGCGTTCTCCCAATGGCCCGAGACGCTCGGCCTCGCCGCCATCGGCGACGTTGACTTAACCAGAAGGTTTGGAGACATTGTGCGCCAAGAATATATCGCGGTCGGTATACGGGAATCGCTAGCGCCCCAAGCCGACCTGGCAACAGAGCCCCGATGGGCGCGGATCGACGGGACTTTCGGTGAAGATCCCGAGGTTGCGGGCAAGATGACTGCGGCTTACATCGAAGGCATTCAAAACGGAAAGGACGGCCTAAACCGCAACGGCGTTGCCGCGGTCGTAAAGCACTGGGTGGGATACGGCGCGGTGAAAGACGGCTGGGACAGCCACAATTTCTACGGCAGATTCGCTGCACTCGACGATCACGAATTAGCAATGCACATGATCCCGTTTGTGGCGGCCTTTCGGTCTCATGTAGCGACTGTGATGCCGACTTACGCGATCCTGCAGGGAGTGACTCTGAACGGAACAGCGTTGGAGCAGGTGGGAGCAGGCTTCAACCAACAACTGTTGACCGATTTGCTAAGGAAGAAAGAAGGGTTCGCTGGTCTGGTGCTCAGCGACTGGGGAATCACGGAAGACTGTACGGAAGCTTGCATGAATGGAGAACCTGAAGGCTCCAAACCGACTCCCGCCGATATCGGGGTGCCGTGGGGCGTAGAGTCGTTGAGCCGCAAGGAACGATTTGCCAAGGCGATCAATGCAGGAGTTGACCAAATTGGCGGCACAAACAATCCAGATGCGATTGTGGCCTGCGTCAAGAACGGGACCATCTCTCGGGATCGAGCAGAAATGGCAGCCAGAAGCATCCTGGAACAGAAGTTCTCGATGGGGCTGTTCGAGGATCCGTATGTGGATGTTGCCGCTGCGGGCAAGATCGTTGGGAATGGGGAGTTCGTGAAGGCCGGCGGGGACGCGCAGGCGCGTGCGGTTGTCATCCTCGAAAACAAGACCATCCCGAACACGGGTAGAAAGTTGCTTCCGTTGCCATCAAGTAAGCTCCGCCTTTATGTGCGAGGCATCGATCCGGCGGTTGCAGAAGCGGCTGGCTTCACCGTGGTTTCGGAGGTCAGCAAGGCGGACTTGGCGGTGATCCACGCAGCACCTCCGTTTGCCAGCGAACATCGGGGATATTTTTTTGGCAGTCGTCAGCATGAGGGCAGGCTGAATTACATCGAATCCGATCCGGACTATGAGGCACTCGTGGCGGCGAGCAAAGTCGTACCGACAGTGTTTGTGACTACCCTCGAACGTCCGCTGATCCTGACGAATGTAAAGGACAAGGCCACTGCGCTTCTGGGAGACTTCGGCATCGATAGCAAAGAGGTGCTGGAGGTTCTACAGGGTCGCGCAAATCCTCAAGGTCATCTGCGTTTTGAGCTACCCTCATCGCTCAATGGAGTGATGAAGCAGAATGGCGCTGAACCACATGACTCGGCTCCCCCGCTCTATGCGTACGGGTACGGGCTTAGCTACTGA
- a CDS encoding 5-formyltetrahydrofolate cyclo-ligase: MDDPMNPGFAGTGQEAQLIAWREQKRSELLELRTSFPEKQRTSASDDVLNGVNSIFQSHGTRIAGFYWPFRGEIEVFPLIHRFLAEGGTAALPMVVGRSQPLTFRLWTPGCRMVAGVFGIPYPAESRVLVPDTLVVPLVGYDDCCYRLGYGGGYYDRTLAAAEPKPLSIGVGFAALRLETIWPQQYDVPMDYVVTEAETIRRSV, from the coding sequence ATGGATGACCCAATGAACCCTGGGTTCGCAGGGACTGGACAGGAAGCACAACTCATCGCCTGGCGAGAACAAAAAAGGTCAGAGCTTCTTGAATTGCGCACTTCCTTTCCTGAAAAGCAACGGACCAGCGCAAGCGATGACGTCCTCAACGGGGTGAATTCTATATTCCAATCCCATGGGACAAGGATTGCTGGTTTCTATTGGCCCTTTCGGGGCGAGATCGAAGTATTTCCTCTAATCCATCGTTTTCTCGCTGAAGGAGGAACTGCTGCACTCCCGATGGTTGTTGGGCGATCGCAACCGCTCACTTTTCGCCTCTGGACCCCAGGATGCCGTATGGTTGCCGGTGTGTTTGGTATTCCTTATCCTGCAGAGTCTCGCGTTTTGGTCCCCGACACTTTGGTAGTCCCGCTGGTTGGTTATGATGATTGCTGTTATCGGCTGGGGTACGGTGGTGGTTATTACGACAGAACGTTGGCAGCGGCTGAACCGAAACCTCTTAGTATCGGCGTAGGCTTTGCGGCCTTGCGACTCGAAACGATTTGGCCCCAGCAGTATGATGTGCCGATGGACTACGTCGTTACCGAGGCCGAAACGATACGACGAAGTGTTTAA